One Cucumis sativus cultivar 9930 chromosome 1, Cucumber_9930_V3, whole genome shotgun sequence DNA segment encodes these proteins:
- the LOC101218334 gene encoding dof zinc finger protein DOF3.6 yields MDFSSVPIYLDPPPNWHHQQSNHHHHPQISNSNGSPQHQHLLSLPTQQLSSAPSSHVGVGVGVGSIRRGSMADRARMANVPLPETALKCPRCDSTNTKFCYFNNYSLSQPRHFCKSCRRYWTRGGALRNVPVGGGCRRNKKNKTRRSKSPTVAATMAGGNESQVMNNHSNSPTTTTIPLHSSAENLIGHLQPQHPHLSFMASLNNFSRFGTSGLGLNFNEIQTQTNIIGNGALLNHHPWRSSQNFPLSGGLETQPGLYPFQISGGDGDENNTTNSILTPISRGTHLPPVKIEETQVLNLLKSSNLGINNSENNQFWSNGSNGWTDLSAISSTSSGHISCDFNH; encoded by the exons ATGGATTTCTCTTCTGTTCCAATCTATTTAGATCCTCCTCCCAATTGGCATCATcag CAATcaaatcatcatcatcatcctcAGATAAGTAATAGTAATGGATCTCCTCAACATCAACACCTTCTTTCATTGCCAACTCAACAACTCTCGTCCGCACCATCATCTCATGTCGGTGTGGGTGTTGGTGTTGGCTCGATCCGGCGTGGTTCGATGGCGGACCGAGCTCGGATGGCTAACGTACCACTACCAGAGACGGCGCTAAAGTGTCCTCGATGTGATTCTACCAATAcgaagttttgttattttaataactaTAGTCTCTCGCAGCCTCGCCACTTTTGTAAGAGTTGCCGTCGATATTGGACTCGTGGGGGTGCCCTAAGGAACGTCCCGGTTGGGGGTGGTTGTCGGAggaataagaagaataaaactAGACGATCGAAGTCTCCAACAGTGGCTGCGACGATGGCGGGTGGAAATGAAAGTCAAGTGATGAATAACCATTCAAACTCTCCTACCACTACTACAATTCCCTTGCATAGTAGTGCTGAGAATCTTATTGGTCATTTACAGCCTCAACACCCTCACCTTTCCTTCATGGCttcattgaataatttttctcGATTCGGAACATCGGGTCTAGGGTTGAATTTCAACGAGATCCAGACTCAAACTAACATTATTGGTAACGGTGCCCTTCTGAATCATCATCCGTGGCGGAGTTCCCAAAACTTTCCTCTCTCAGGTGGCCTAGAAACCCAGCCAGGTTTGTACCCGTTTCAAATTAGCGGCGGCGACGGCGATGAAAACAACACAACAAATTCAATCCTAACACCAATTTCAAGGGGAACCCATTTGCCTCCAGTGAAGATTGAAGAAACCCAAGTACTGAATTTGTTGAAATCATCAAATTTGGGTATCAATAATTCtgaaaacaatcaattttggAGCAATGGATCAAATGGTTGGACAGATCTTTCAGCTATCAGTTCTACTTCAAGTGGCCATATTTCTTGTGACTTCAATCATTAA
- the LOC101218572 gene encoding U-box domain-containing protein 13, whose product MEEDNSGLLIQSLIDAVNEIAWISDFRYTVKKQYCNLSRRLKLLIPMFEEIRDSKDRITEDTLKALVLLKEALESAKKLLRFGSEGSKIFLAVERDQIMNKFHEVTAQLEQALEGIAYDKLDISDEVKEQVELVLAQFRRARGRAEAPDSELSEDILALNNMSNDSSIDQDRMRRLSEKLQLIGISDLTQESIALHEMVAATDGDPGQSIEKMAGLLKKIKDYVQTENLETDTPSREKSPPASCSGHVSNDKNNKTPIIPDDFRCPISLELMRDPVIVSTGQTYERSCIEKWLGAGHVTCPKTQQNLSSTTLTPNYVLRSLIAQWCEANGIEPPKRPNSARPCRSSSSCSAAERTKIDILLCKLASGNPEDQRSAAGEIRLLAKRNADNRVAIAEAGAIPLLVGLLSTPDSRVQEHAVTALLNLSICEDNKGSIISSGAVPGIVLVLKKGSMEARENAAATLFSLSVIDENKVRIGASGAIPPLVTLLSEGTQRGKKDAATALFNLCIYQGNKGRAVRAGVVPTLMQLLTPGTGMVDEALAILAILASHSEGKGAIRSAKAVPVLVDVIGTGSPRNRENAAAVLVHLCSGDEQLLVEARELGVISSLIDLARNGTDRGKRKAAQLLERINRLFEHAAANPEEVGVLRLQASESQPQSQPSQSTSTTEVVGS is encoded by the exons ATGGAGGAAGATAACAGTGGTCTTCTTATTCAGAGTTTGATCGATGCTGTTAATGAAATTGCTTGGATCTCGGATTTTAGGTATACTGTTAAGAAACAGTATTGTAATTTGTCTAGGAGATTGAAGCTTTTGATTCCAATGTTTGAAGAGATTAGAGATAGTAAAGACCGTATTACTGAAGATACTCTTAAGGCTCTTGTTTTGTTGAAAGAAGCTCTTGAATCTGCTAAGAAGTTGCTCAGATTTGGCAGCGAAGGGAGTAAGATTTTCTTG GCTGTAGAGAGGGATCAAATAATGAACAAATTTCACGAGGTAACTGCTCAGTTGGAACAAGCGTTGGAAGGAATAGCCTATGATAAACTAGATATATCCGATGAAGTTAAAGAGcag GTTGAGCTTGTTCTTGCTCAATTCAGAAGGGCCAGAGGCAGGGCCGAAGCTCCTGACTCTGAGCTGTCGGAAGATATCCTTGCCCTTAACAACATGAGCAATGATTCTTCTATAGATCAAGACCGCATGAGGAGACTGTCCGAAAAATTACAGTTAATAGGAATATCCGATCTTACACAAGAATCAATAGCTTTGCATGAGATGGTTGCTGCTACTGATGGTGATCCAGGTCAAAGCATTGAGAAGATGGCAGGGCTgctaaagaaaataaaagattatgtGCAAACGGAGAACCTCGAAACGGACACTCCTAGTAGAGAAAAGAGTCCTCCAGCAAGTTGTAGTGGACATGTAtccaatgataaaaataacaaGACCCCAATTATACCCGATGATTTTCGCTGCCCAATTTCCCTGGAATTGATGAGAGATCCTGTCATTGTCTCAACTGGACAG ACCTATGAACGTTCCTGCATTGAGAAGTGGCTTGGAGCAGGGCATGTGACATGTCCAAAGACACAACAGAACCTCTCAAGCACTACTCTTACCCCGAATTATGTGTTGCGTAGCCTTATAGCTCAATGGTGTGAGGCCAACGGTATTGAACCACCAAAACGACCCAACAGTGCTCGACCATGTAGAAGCTCATCATCTTGCTCAGCTGCTGAACGCACAAAAATTGATATTCTTCTTTGCAAACTCGCTTCTGGAAATCCGGAAGATCAACGATCTGCAGCCGGTGAGATTCGACTACTTGCAAAACGGAATGCAGATAATCGTGTTGCTATTGCTGAGGCTGGTGCTATTCCTCTCCTTGTCGGCCTTCTTTCAACTCCGGACTCCCGTGTTCAAGAGCATGCTGTGACAGCACTTCTTAACCTCTCTATATGTGAGGACAACAAGGGAAGCATCATTTCCTCTGGGGCAGTTCCTGGTATCGTTCTCGTGCTAAAAAAGGGAAGCATGGAAGCACGGGAAAATGCAGCAGCCACTCTTTTCAGCCTTTCGGTTATCGATGAAAACAAAGTTAGAATTGGCGCCTCCGGAGCTATCCCACCTCTGGTTACACTGCTTAGTGAAGGCACACAAAGAGGTAAGAAAGATGCTGCAACTGCACTTTTCAACTTATGCATCTACCAAGGAAACAAAGGAAGGGCAGTAAGAGCTGGTGTAGTTCCAACCTTAATGCAGCTTCTCACGCCCGGAACCGGAATGGTAGATGAAGCCTTAGCTATCTTAGCTATACTCGCTAGCCACTCCGAAGGGAAAGGTGCCATCAGATCTGCAAAGGCAGTCCCGGTTTTGGTAGATGTGATTGGGACAGGATCCCCCAGGAACAGAGAAAATGCGGCTGCAGTTCTCGTGCACCTCTGCTCGGGAGACGAGCAACTCCTAGTAGAGGCCAGAGAACTTGGAGTGATTAGTTCATTGATAGATTTGGCACGCAATGGCACAGATAGAGGAAAGCGAAAAGCTGCACAGTTGCTTGAACGAATAAACCGACTGTTTGAGCATGCAGCAGCAAATCCGGAAGAGGTTGGGGTGCTTCGGTTGCAAGCGTCGGAATCTCAACCTCAAAGCCAACCATCACAATCAACCTCAACAACGGAAGTCGTTGGTAGCTGA